ATGGCAATAGGTTTTTGGTGTTTTACCAATTTAAAAATAGAAGCCTATCCGGATATTGCAGATACCAATGTAATCATAGTGGCACAATATGACGGAAGAGCTGCTGAAGAAGTAGAACAGCAGGTTACCGTGTCTATTGAAAGAGCTTTACAAAATACACCAAATGTTTTAGACCGCAGAAGCAGAACTATTTTTGGTTTATCTGTGGTGCAGCTCACTTTCAAAGACGGCACGGATGATTATTTTGCACGGCAGCAGGTAACCGAACGGCTTACAGAAGCTGAATTGCCAGATGGTGTTACTCCTTCATTAGCACCGCTTTCTACCGCTGTGGGTGAGATTTTCAGGTATGTTGTAGAAGCTCCTTCAAACTATAGTCAGGCTGAGCTTAGAGATTTACAGGATTGGGTTATAAAACCTGCTCTGCTGCAAGTTCCAGGAATTGCTGATGTAACTACTTTTGGCGGACCATTAAAACAGTTTCATATTATCACTTCGCCAGAAAAACTAAGAAAATACAATCTTACGCTGCAAAATGTAATGGATGCAGTAGATGCAAACAATCAAAATACAGGAGGGAATATAATTGAAAGAGGCGGGCAAGGTTTTGCAGTGCGCGGCTTAGGTGCTATTAAAACTGAACGGGATATTCAAAACATTGTTCTTAAATCTGAAAATGGAGTGCCGATTTTTGTTCGTGATGCAGCAACTGTCGAAATCACACCGCCACCGCCAAGCGGTGTTATGGGCTATACTGTTGCGGCAGACAAGAAAGATGTAAGCAGCGGTGTTGAAGGAATTATTCTTTTAAGGCGATATGAAAATCCTAGCGAGGTTTTAAAACTGTTAAAAGATAGAATGGCGGATCTACAGGAAAATGATTTGCCTCAAGGCGTAAAACTGCGTCCTATGTACGACAGAACATTCCTGATAGATCATTCGCTGGAAACGGTTGCCCATACCCTATTTGAAGGGATTTCTATTGTAATTATACTATTGATTCTTTTTCTTGGAAGTGTTCGAAGTGCATTGGTAGTAGCTTTGACGATTCCGTTTGCATTACTGTTTGCTTTTATTTTAATGAGACTTACTGGTATTCCTGCAAATCTGCTTTCGCTTGGTGCAATAGATTTCGGAATTATAGTAGACGGTGCCTGCCTAATGGCGGAACATCTTATAAGGAAATACAGAACAGCCACGCCAGAAGAAAAGCAACAAGGAATTGTGCAGATTACCCTTCAGGCAGCACAGGAAGTGGGCAGGGAAATTTTCTTCTCCGTAACCATTATCATATTAGCTTACATGCCTATACTTTTAATGACCAGAGTAGAGGGTAAATTGTTTTCTCCAATGGCCTTAACGTTAGCTTTTGCCGTTATTGGTTCAATGCTGGGGGCGCTGACTTTTATTCCAGTTCTCATTTCGTTTGTTTATCGAAAGGCAATGCTCGATGTCGATAAACCCATAAAAGAACATAAAAATGTGGTGTTGGACTATTTAACGAGATCATACGAAAAAACATTATCCAGATTTTTAAATAATTATAAAAAAACTACAATAATTGGTTTTTCGATCGTAACGATATTTATTTTATGCGGCTTAAAATTAGGAACTGAATTTTTACCCACTCTTGATGAAGGATCAATCTTTTTAAGAGGAAATTTTCCTGCTGGAATTTCCATACAGGAAAATGCAAAATATGCTCCTAAAATCAGAAAAATTATCTCTAAGTATCCTCAAATATCTTACGTAATAACGCAGACCGGACGAAATGATGATGGAACAGACCCATTTCCTGCCAATAGAAATGAAATTTTAGTAGGACTGAAAGATTACAAACTCTGGAGCGATACTATTGCGAAGAAAGATTTGGTTGAAATAATAAAAAGAGATCTGCAGCAGCAAATTCCATCGGTGCAATTTTCTTCAGGTCAGCCTATCATCGATCAGGTTATGGAAATAGTAAACGGAAGTGCCGCGGATTTGGCAGTTTCTGTTGTGGGTGATGATTTGGAAATGATGAGAAAAAAGGCAGAAACAATTGCTAAAATTGCTAAAAATACGCAAGGTGCCGAGAATGTAAATATTGAACAGGAAGGAGAACAAGAACAATTGGCAATTGATATCAATAGGGAACAAGCCGCGAGATTTGGCATTAATGTAGCCGATATTCAAAATATGATAGAAGTGGCAATTGGAGGGAAAACAGTTTCAACTTTATATGACGGAGCAAAACGTTATGATATTGTAGTTCGTTTTTTACCACAGTATAGAAGCTCTATAGATGCGATAAAAGATATTTTAGTGCCATCTTCTAATGGCGCATTAATTCCAATGAATCAATTGGCAAATATACACTTTGTTGAAGGACAAACGAATATTTATCGTTATGGAAGTAAACGCATGATTACGGTTAGAACCAATATAAAAGGAAGAGATCAGGGAAGTTTTGTGAAAGAATTAGAGGAAAAAGTAGGTAAAAACGTAACTGTTCCAAAAGGTTATAGTATTATCTATGGAGGTCAATACGAAAATCTGGAACGAGCAGGGAAACAGTTGGCATTTACCATTCCGTTAACAATTATTATGGTTTTCTTATTTTTGTTTATGCTGTATAAAAATTTTCAGCATACTATGATTACAATGAGCTGTATTTTGTTTGCGTTAGGAGGCGGCATTATGGCTTTACTTCTTAGAGGTTATTATTTTAATGTTTCTGCTGGTGTTGGGTTTGTCAGCATTTTTGGAATTTCGGTAATGTCGGGTGTACTTCTTGTATCAGCACTCAACAGAAAAACATTGTTCAAAAAGGATAATTTACAGGAAAACGTGCTCACTGCCTCAAAAGAACAATTAAGAGCCTTATTATCGATCTTGGTAGTTGCTATTGTAGGGCTAATTCCTGCTGCCATATCCTCAGGAATTGGATCAGATGTACAAAGGCCGCTTGCAACGGTAATTATTGGAGGATTGACAAGTACATTACTTTTCGCTCCGATATTAATCCCACCTTTATACTTTTGGATGAACAGTAGAAAAAAAGAATAAACATTTCAAAACGCCTTTAAAAAGCTTTGTAATGATTTTAGTATTCGGCTACAAAAATTCTTTCAGAATATGGATTAGATATTATATAGCAACTTTATTGAAATCACAAACAGTGCGCTTGCTATTGCCCCTGTCACGGGAATTTTAGTATATTTTAGCAGGCATGTTTTAGCGCTTCCTTAATAGGCGCCATATCCCAGAATGTTAAAGCCGACGTTGGGAAACCTGAAATCCTACAGACTGAGGTCAAAACGGTTCTCCTATAAAATATTCTATTTTTTTGAGAAAATGAAGTTAGCGAGATTGCAGGAATAATGAGTGTACAGATATTTTCATATTCTGAAAACTGTTTTTTTTATTCATAGCCGCTAAATTAAAATAAAAAACACATAACTATATTTTATTCTAATTTCCGACATTTGTAAAATCTAAAAGAGGTATAAGTTAGGGGCCAAAATCAATAGATAATTTTAATTCGCTTTAGCTTCTTCATTTCATATTCTGCCAAGCAGCTAAAGCTCAAAAAAGATATTTAACTTTAGGCATTGTGTTTCTAAAATATAACTTATTTTTACATCCGAAACAACCAAACACACTTTGAAACGACTTTTGGTCATATTTCTATCCTGCATGCTATTAGTTCCTTCTTTTGGCAGTTTCTTCGTTTATGCCTCATTCAAACTAAATCAGGAAGAAATTTCTAAAACAATCTGTGTACAGCGCAAAATGGTTTTTAATAGCTGTAATGGACGTTGCGAACTTCAAAAAAGCTTAAAAAAATACGCAGACAACGAAAAAAGGATGCAAAACAATCTGAAAGAAAAAGCAGAGGTGGTTTACATTCAGACTTCAATCTTAAACAATTTCAAATTAACCGCGCTTATAGAATCAAAAGCTAAAATTTTCGGTTCGTTTGACAAGAAACCCATTGCAGTCGCAAACTCAACTTTTCATCCTCCATCCTATTTTATATAAATTTGAAAAAGTCACCAATGTAAGCTTTACAGTTCATAGCCTACAGCTTTAATTTATATAAATTCAAAATGAAAAAAATATACTTTACCCTATTGATCATAGGGCAATGTGTCTTTGCGCAAAACAAAGTTGAGCAAGACACAACAAAATCGCAGGAACTTGAAAATATTTTTGTAACTGCTAATCGTACTGCAGCTTTAAGAAAAGAAACTCCGGTTGCAATCAGTAAATTGACAGCAAAAACCATCAACGAAACCAAAGCTGCGGC
The Flavobacterium humidisoli DNA segment above includes these coding regions:
- a CDS encoding efflux RND transporter permease subunit, with translation MIKNLLIFSLRNRWVIIAISVVLMAIGFWCFTNLKIEAYPDIADTNVIIVAQYDGRAAEEVEQQVTVSIERALQNTPNVLDRRSRTIFGLSVVQLTFKDGTDDYFARQQVTERLTEAELPDGVTPSLAPLSTAVGEIFRYVVEAPSNYSQAELRDLQDWVIKPALLQVPGIADVTTFGGPLKQFHIITSPEKLRKYNLTLQNVMDAVDANNQNTGGNIIERGGQGFAVRGLGAIKTERDIQNIVLKSENGVPIFVRDAATVEITPPPPSGVMGYTVAADKKDVSSGVEGIILLRRYENPSEVLKLLKDRMADLQENDLPQGVKLRPMYDRTFLIDHSLETVAHTLFEGISIVIILLILFLGSVRSALVVALTIPFALLFAFILMRLTGIPANLLSLGAIDFGIIVDGACLMAEHLIRKYRTATPEEKQQGIVQITLQAAQEVGREIFFSVTIIILAYMPILLMTRVEGKLFSPMALTLAFAVIGSMLGALTFIPVLISFVYRKAMLDVDKPIKEHKNVVLDYLTRSYEKTLSRFLNNYKKTTIIGFSIVTIFILCGLKLGTEFLPTLDEGSIFLRGNFPAGISIQENAKYAPKIRKIISKYPQISYVITQTGRNDDGTDPFPANRNEILVGLKDYKLWSDTIAKKDLVEIIKRDLQQQIPSVQFSSGQPIIDQVMEIVNGSAADLAVSVVGDDLEMMRKKAETIAKIAKNTQGAENVNIEQEGEQEQLAIDINREQAARFGINVADIQNMIEVAIGGKTVSTLYDGAKRYDIVVRFLPQYRSSIDAIKDILVPSSNGALIPMNQLANIHFVEGQTNIYRYGSKRMITVRTNIKGRDQGSFVKELEEKVGKNVTVPKGYSIIYGGQYENLERAGKQLAFTIPLTIIMVFLFLFMLYKNFQHTMITMSCILFALGGGIMALLLRGYYFNVSAGVGFVSIFGISVMSGVLLVSALNRKTLFKKDNLQENVLTASKEQLRALLSILVVAIVGLIPAAISSGIGSDVQRPLATVIIGGLTSTLLFAPILIPPLYFWMNSRKKE